One window of Desulfosoma sp. genomic DNA carries:
- a CDS encoding sulfurtransferase TusA family protein, with protein sequence MATTVDARGFSCPQPVLMTLEAIKAKHPEELIVLVDTDTSKENVTRAAQSQGYTVKEVTEEGVGYRLHLARG encoded by the coding sequence ATGGCAACGACGGTCGATGCCAGAGGATTTTCATGCCCGCAGCCTGTTCTGATGACTTTGGAAGCCATTAAGGCAAAGCATCCCGAAGAACTCATTGTCCTCGTGGATACGGACACATCGAAGGAAAACGTCACCCGCGCCGCCCAGAGCCAAGGATACACCGTGAAGGAAGTAACGGAGGAAGGGGTAGGATACCGTCTGCACCTGGCACGAGGTTAA
- a CDS encoding DUF3343 domain-containing protein: MLRFLKKFVPRKTKGPETTAVDRGLLVFENTSEVIQAEKHLKSLGYTVTVKGPPPEIQKGCDLVIEFPLMEKLTLERHLATVGLVPLAVVPVTAPLLEPVSLFHTKDYGSYLMVRAANMKITVDKKSLRIVNISGGGCPDVPYLAEALVGKSLHEAPQPRDLGHTLCGYALQLAYEELRRQCS; this comes from the coding sequence ATGCTACGTTTTTTGAAAAAGTTTGTGCCGCGCAAAACCAAAGGTCCGGAAACGACAGCGGTCGATCGCGGTCTTTTAGTGTTTGAAAACACCAGCGAAGTGATTCAGGCGGAAAAGCACTTAAAATCCCTTGGGTATACAGTGACCGTCAAAGGCCCTCCGCCGGAAATTCAGAAGGGTTGCGATTTAGTGATCGAGTTTCCGCTCATGGAAAAGCTTACCCTTGAGCGGCATCTGGCAACAGTCGGCTTGGTACCATTGGCCGTTGTGCCCGTCACGGCGCCGCTCCTGGAACCCGTAAGCCTTTTCCATACTAAAGATTACGGATCCTATCTCATGGTTCGAGCAGCTAACATGAAAATCACCGTGGATAAAAAATCTCTGCGTATTGTGAACATTTCCGGAGGAGGCTGCCCGGACGTACCCTACCTAGCCGAGGCTCTTGTGGGAAAATCTTTGCACGAGGCCCCGCAGCCTCGAGACCTGGGACACACCCTGTGTGGCTACGCCTTGCAGTTGGCCTATGAGGAACTACGCCGTCAATGCTCGTAG
- a CDS encoding NAD(P)H-hydrate dehydratase has product MLVVVGTIPDSSLPLVHGPVQLKSGVLSAQDYCLPIGRGTSALVAAAAVTLKQLAEQDVHVVLAGDIGRGDGSRVVYRYLEENLGHFSTDVLVFHYLQPDVDWHNRVLFAVEDMPRRPTLIADAGFMYAAKMSGQASAYDIFTPDKGELAFLADEHAPHPFYTRGFLLHDHHSVPELVEKAYAHGDAARWLVVKGETDHIAERGHIVATITEPLWEPMEAIGGTGDTLTGILAALCTLSKDPLDACRLAALTNRWIGRLAQPTPATQIGELLPFIPEALEKAQSMMREESNGCAKIKRFD; this is encoded by the coding sequence ATGCTCGTAGTCGTTGGAACCATCCCTGATTCTTCTCTGCCTTTGGTCCATGGGCCGGTACAACTGAAAAGCGGCGTCCTTTCCGCCCAGGATTATTGTTTGCCCATCGGGCGAGGCACATCGGCGCTGGTCGCCGCAGCCGCCGTCACCCTGAAGCAACTCGCGGAGCAAGATGTGCATGTGGTGCTTGCCGGAGATATCGGCCGAGGTGACGGCAGCCGTGTTGTCTACCGGTATCTTGAAGAAAACCTCGGTCACTTCTCCACGGATGTGCTGGTTTTTCACTACCTTCAGCCCGATGTAGACTGGCACAATAGGGTCTTGTTCGCCGTCGAGGACATGCCTCGGCGCCCGACACTTATCGCCGACGCCGGTTTTATGTACGCGGCCAAAATGAGCGGTCAAGCGTCGGCTTACGATATCTTCACGCCTGATAAAGGGGAACTGGCCTTTCTTGCCGATGAACATGCTCCCCATCCCTTTTACACGCGAGGGTTTCTGCTGCACGATCATCACTCGGTTCCTGAACTCGTGGAAAAAGCCTATGCGCATGGAGATGCGGCTCGATGGCTTGTGGTTAAAGGGGAAACGGACCACATCGCCGAAAGGGGACACATTGTAGCCACCATTACGGAACCCCTTTGGGAGCCCATGGAAGCTATCGGTGGAACGGGAGACACCTTGACGGGCATTCTGGCCGCCTTGTGCACCTTGTCAAAAGATCCCCTTGACGCCTGTCGCCTCGCCGCTTTAACAAACCGTTGGATCGGGCGTCTGGCTCAGCCCACACCGGCAACGCAGATCGGAGAACTCTTGCCCTTCATTCCGGAAGCTCTGGAGAAGGCCCAATCCATGATGAGAGAGGAATCAAACGGGTGCGCCAAGATCAAAAGATTCGATTGA
- the selD gene encoding selenide, water dikinase SelD, translating into MRQDQKIRLTETVTGAGUASKLAPGDLDRALCGLRFPTDENVLVGLDRADDAGVYKVSEDLALIQTVDFFTPIVDDPYWFGQIAAANALSDVYAMGGVPKTAMNLVAFPAKDMGLEVLRAIIQGGIDKLTEADVVLIGGHSIEDKELKYGLSVTGFIHPQHILTKKNLEPGDRLILTKPLGTGIINTAIKARMASPELIDQVTHLMATLNRSASEIMRRFKVHACTDITGFGLLGHLAEMVEGSGKSVLLEAHKVPVLPHAEEFASMGLIPAGAYKNREFRKHMVSFAPDVPLWLQDVLFDPQTSGGLLISVASSDATALRRALEEKNIPAAIIGEVLDDPAERLDVKT; encoded by the coding sequence GTGCGCCAAGATCAAAAGATTCGATTGACCGAAACCGTCACAGGGGCAGGGTGAGCTTCCAAACTGGCTCCGGGGGACCTGGACCGAGCCCTTTGTGGCCTGCGTTTTCCTACAGACGAAAATGTTCTGGTGGGACTGGACCGAGCGGACGATGCAGGCGTCTACAAGGTTTCCGAAGACTTGGCACTGATTCAAACGGTGGATTTCTTTACGCCCATTGTGGATGATCCTTATTGGTTCGGGCAGATCGCCGCCGCCAATGCCTTAAGTGATGTGTATGCCATGGGTGGTGTGCCCAAAACGGCCATGAACCTGGTGGCTTTCCCTGCCAAAGACATGGGGTTGGAAGTTCTTCGAGCCATTATTCAAGGAGGCATCGATAAGCTGACGGAAGCGGACGTCGTGCTCATCGGCGGCCATAGTATCGAAGATAAAGAACTCAAATACGGTCTTTCAGTCACAGGATTCATTCACCCTCAACACATTCTCACCAAAAAAAACCTGGAGCCCGGAGATCGGCTCATTCTCACCAAGCCCCTCGGAACCGGAATTATCAATACAGCCATCAAGGCGCGCATGGCTTCGCCGGAACTCATCGACCAGGTCACCCATCTCATGGCCACGCTTAATCGTTCTGCCTCGGAAATCATGAGGCGCTTCAAAGTCCACGCCTGCACGGACATTACCGGATTTGGTCTGCTCGGACACTTAGCTGAAATGGTGGAAGGTTCGGGAAAAAGCGTCCTCCTTGAGGCTCACAAGGTGCCGGTTCTTCCCCACGCCGAGGAATTCGCTTCCATGGGCCTGATTCCCGCCGGGGCTTACAAAAACCGAGAGTTCCGCAAACACATGGTGTCTTTTGCCCCCGATGTGCCTCTTTGGCTTCAGGATGTTCTGTTCGATCCTCAGACCTCAGGAGGTCTGCTGATCAGTGTGGCCTCTTCCGACGCCACAGCGTTACGCCGGGCTCTTGAAGAAAAAAACATTCCCGCCGCCATCATCGGCGAGGTTTTAGACGACCCCGCCGAACGCCTGGACGTTAAAACCTAA
- a CDS encoding zinc ABC transporter substrate-binding protein, whose protein sequence is MRNRRFFVLSLLILVFFGWCSAGWGGTPLHVFVSLAPQKEFVERLAGDRVKVTVLVPSGTDPHTFEPSPEHMKGLSQASLYFAIGFPFEKNLLSRIRSLNPHLKVVQTDQGLLKIPMHGHFHSEDQVTASHESHAGEKREETRQETSKHHAASHGHEAGEPDPHVWLSPPMVMNMARTMSLALMEADPEDRAGYEARYISFLMGVAALDLEISRIFLNAKPPRAFYVFHPSWGYFAEAYGLQQVAVEFEGKEAKPHHLKEIIASGKQAGVRTLFVQPQFSKKAAEMVAKEMGAKLEVIDPLAENWMDNLRQVSYRIREAMP, encoded by the coding sequence ATGCGGAACCGTCGATTTTTCGTCTTAAGCCTTTTGATTCTTGTGTTTTTCGGGTGGTGTTCTGCCGGATGGGGAGGGACGCCTCTTCATGTCTTTGTAAGTCTTGCACCCCAGAAAGAATTCGTGGAACGTTTAGCTGGAGACCGTGTCAAGGTCACGGTCCTGGTGCCTTCGGGCACGGATCCTCATACTTTTGAACCGTCACCAGAGCACATGAAGGGTTTATCTCAAGCCAGCCTTTATTTTGCCATAGGCTTTCCTTTTGAAAAAAATCTTTTGTCCCGCATCCGGTCCCTTAATCCTCATCTCAAAGTTGTTCAAACCGACCAAGGGCTTTTGAAAATCCCCATGCACGGTCACTTCCACAGCGAAGACCAAGTCACGGCATCCCATGAATCCCATGCAGGGGAAAAACGGGAAGAAACCCGGCAAGAAACCTCTAAGCATCATGCCGCCTCGCATGGGCATGAAGCTGGTGAACCGGATCCCCACGTGTGGCTGTCCCCTCCTATGGTCATGAACATGGCTCGAACCATGAGCCTGGCCCTTATGGAAGCGGATCCCGAAGATCGTGCCGGCTATGAAGCGCGTTATATCAGCTTTCTTATGGGCGTGGCAGCGCTGGACCTTGAAATTTCAAGAATTTTTTTGAACGCCAAGCCGCCTCGAGCCTTCTACGTTTTCCATCCTTCATGGGGCTATTTTGCTGAGGCCTATGGTTTGCAGCAGGTGGCCGTGGAATTCGAAGGCAAGGAAGCCAAGCCGCACCACCTCAAGGAAATTATCGCTTCGGGGAAGCAAGCGGGAGTGCGAACCCTGTTCGTCCAGCCTCAATTTTCTAAAAAAGCCGCGGAAATGGTGGCCAAGGAAATGGGAGCCAAACTAGAGGTGATCGATCCCCTGGCGGAGAATTGGATGGATAATCTTCGGCAGGTGAGCTATCGGATTCGAGAGGCTATGCCATGA
- a CDS encoding ATP-binding cassette domain-containing protein, whose translation MKETKPVEVAQVRQVTYAYNKHPVLEDVDLTIHSGDFAAIIGPNGGGKTTLLKLLLGLLKPQSGSVTLFGDIPSKSVHRVGYVPQDAHMHRFFPLTVLELTLMGRLGPGHFFRRYTARDLAAAEAALDRMEMLPYKKARLDELSGGQRQRVFIARALASEPDALFLDEPAAGVDSAGQTDLYSHLKELNENITILVVTHDLLVLSTYVKSVVCVNRSVIHHPAPEVTEDMLRLGYSCPVELLGHGHLPHRVLPLHGLRNRL comes from the coding sequence ATGAAAGAGACCAAGCCGGTGGAGGTGGCGCAGGTCCGTCAGGTCACCTACGCCTACAACAAACACCCGGTGCTGGAAGATGTGGATTTAACGATTCATTCGGGTGATTTTGCAGCGATCATCGGCCCCAACGGTGGAGGCAAAACCACATTGCTGAAACTCTTGTTGGGGCTTCTTAAACCTCAATCGGGTTCGGTGACCCTCTTCGGCGACATCCCTTCCAAGAGCGTGCATCGTGTGGGCTACGTGCCACAAGATGCCCATATGCACCGTTTTTTCCCTCTAACGGTCCTGGAACTGACTCTCATGGGACGTCTTGGTCCAGGGCATTTTTTTCGTCGCTACACGGCCAGAGATCTGGCGGCTGCGGAAGCCGCTCTGGACCGCATGGAAATGCTTCCTTACAAGAAGGCGCGACTGGACGAACTCAGCGGTGGTCAAAGGCAAAGAGTTTTCATTGCGCGAGCTTTGGCTTCGGAACCCGACGCCCTCTTCTTGGACGAGCCGGCAGCAGGTGTGGATTCCGCGGGCCAGACCGACCTTTACAGTCACCTAAAGGAACTGAATGAAAACATCACCATTCTGGTTGTCACTCATGATCTTTTGGTTCTTTCCACCTACGTCAAATCGGTGGTGTGCGTGAATCGATCCGTTATCCATCATCCGGCACCGGAAGTCACGGAGGACATGTTGCGCTTGGGATATTCATGTCCCGTGGAACTTTTGGGTCATGGCCATCTGCCCCATCGGGTTCTGCCGTTGCATGGCCTTCGAAACCGTCTGTAA
- a CDS encoding metal ABC transporter permease, translating into MVEWLQLSFVQNAFAASLFAGVLCSIVGTYVVANRIAYLAGGVAHAAYGGVGLAFFLRISPILGILGFTTAAAVLMGLLSLRERHRADTAISVLWAFGMALGVLLVDLTPGYGADLMSYLFGSILTVSRSSLAAMAVLTLVVLPWTILFHRELAAVSYDESFAKVRGLPVTAFYLSMVVLMALTVVVLVQVVGLILVIALLTIAPYIAEKRSRSLQGMMYRAVLYNLFFGVVGLSLSLALNVTSGAAIICVAATGYFVSVSVDALRKHLK; encoded by the coding sequence GTGGTTGAGTGGCTCCAGTTGTCCTTTGTCCAGAACGCTTTTGCAGCTTCTCTATTCGCCGGGGTGTTATGCAGCATTGTGGGAACCTATGTGGTGGCCAACCGCATTGCCTATTTGGCCGGCGGGGTGGCTCATGCCGCCTACGGAGGGGTCGGGCTCGCCTTTTTTTTGCGTATTTCACCGATTCTGGGCATTTTAGGCTTTACGACAGCTGCTGCCGTGCTCATGGGTCTGTTGTCTCTTCGAGAACGACACCGGGCCGATACGGCCATTAGCGTGCTCTGGGCCTTCGGCATGGCCCTTGGCGTCCTTTTGGTGGATCTCACTCCAGGCTATGGTGCGGATCTCATGAGCTATCTTTTTGGAAGTATTCTGACTGTATCCAGAAGTTCCCTCGCGGCCATGGCCGTTTTGACTCTTGTGGTGCTTCCCTGGACCATTCTTTTTCATAGGGAACTGGCGGCCGTCTCTTACGATGAATCCTTCGCCAAAGTGCGAGGGCTTCCCGTAACGGCCTTTTACCTCAGCATGGTTGTGTTGATGGCTCTAACGGTGGTGGTCCTGGTGCAGGTGGTGGGCTTGATTCTCGTCATTGCCTTGCTGACCATTGCACCCTACATCGCCGAAAAAAGAAGCCGATCCCTTCAGGGCATGATGTACCGTGCGGTACTTTACAATCTGTTTTTCGGCGTCGTCGGATTGAGCCTTTCCCTGGCTTTGAACGTGACATCGGGAGCAGCCATCATTTGCGTGGCGGCAACCGGTTACTTTGTCTCCGTCTCGGTGGACGCTTTAAGAAAACACTTGAAATAA
- a CDS encoding transcriptional repressor — protein MCERCDYRKFLEKVEIRPTKHRLAVLQILGNAPHPLTAQEVFEALQPHCTINRVTVYRVLESLVEGGVVEKISAGDRSFRYGLAPNEHHPQHAHFYCRLCGFMACLPPEKLPSFFHDDSTPSLPGVVEKYEIRLDGICHRCLLRGA, from the coding sequence ATGTGTGAACGCTGCGATTACCGTAAGTTCTTAGAAAAAGTTGAGATTCGGCCCACCAAGCATCGCCTCGCGGTGTTGCAGATTCTAGGGAATGCGCCCCATCCTTTGACGGCTCAGGAAGTGTTTGAGGCCCTGCAGCCTCACTGCACCATCAACCGAGTGACCGTCTATCGTGTTTTGGAATCCCTTGTGGAGGGGGGAGTGGTGGAAAAGATAAGTGCTGGAGATCGAAGCTTTCGCTACGGCCTGGCTCCCAACGAGCACCATCCTCAGCATGCGCATTTCTACTGCCGCCTCTGCGGCTTTATGGCATGCCTGCCTCCTGAAAAACTTCCCAGTTTTTTCCACGACGATTCCACGCCAAGCCTTCCAGGGGTCGTGGAAAAATATGAAATCCGCCTGGACGGCATCTGTCACCGATGTCTTTTACGGGGCGCTTGA
- the yedF gene encoding sulfurtransferase-like selenium metabolism protein YedF, whose product MNEERLDCRGLACPAPVLKVKDILDRSQVERVTVLVDNAAAKENVSRFLSRAGYHVQVREEGRDYVVSGSRETQETCEIFVPSKEAESSRILVLVGTERLGSGDDVLGTKLMENFLGTLKEMGQALWRLVFLNGGVHLTVDDSPVLPTLQALEKDGVSILVCGTCLNHFGLLEKKAVGETTNMLDIVTSMQLADRVISLT is encoded by the coding sequence ATGAACGAAGAACGTTTGGACTGCCGAGGTTTAGCATGCCCGGCGCCGGTTCTGAAGGTAAAGGACATCCTGGATCGATCCCAGGTAGAGCGTGTGACGGTGCTTGTGGATAATGCGGCGGCAAAGGAAAACGTGAGCCGCTTTCTCAGCCGTGCCGGCTATCATGTGCAGGTTCGAGAAGAGGGCCGGGACTACGTGGTTTCGGGATCTCGAGAAACCCAGGAGACGTGCGAGATCTTTGTTCCTTCCAAGGAAGCTGAATCTTCTCGAATCTTGGTGCTTGTGGGAACGGAGCGCCTAGGTTCCGGGGACGATGTGCTTGGAACCAAGCTTATGGAAAATTTCCTGGGCACACTCAAGGAAATGGGGCAGGCTCTATGGCGTCTGGTTTTTCTGAACGGCGGTGTGCATCTCACCGTGGATGATTCTCCTGTTCTGCCTACCTTGCAAGCTCTGGAAAAGGACGGCGTCTCTATTCTGGTGTGTGGCACTTGTCTCAATCATTTTGGGCTCCTGGAAAAGAAGGCGGTGGGAGAAACCACCAATATGCTGGACATTGTCACGTCCATGCAGTTGGCCGACCGGGTGATCAGCTTGACGTGA
- a CDS encoding DNA integrity scanning protein DisA nucleotide-binding domain protein, translating to MGGKASKNHLVFHVLEALREGLTHFSGPSRVALLYAEKRDDPMRVCDPEDLLRGHEPKLKELYVDGNAWRLNAPNPRDLQRFGQIYPEPNLRLSGLISFGGCSRSIFYQMWFTEHHPDMCSILPTERWLEHAAYLLSHDFATAGTFHTDSSQYVLREYATHAVHDALLDGLNLKMGWDSRLRIYPVLDSVLELSKTPEEGAWPRGKLVFIEESCLKDLNLMAVFPEGERPSISNTKHIRKILLAVEHSERWLVSDGRELVGIGRGPLPDCRISAEFLGSYGFLRFNGEPVCSFSEGRFYSSNRRAKLVQLEEALLTSNLDSSKAHTLFQIIAAIVHGAQERKHGCTLVLDLGPEPLSISGHLLENPLDLQDAANLDLAKSLSKMDGALHIGADARLYRFACLLDGRGVAGEDRARGARYNSALRFSAEHEQTFIVVVSSDRPASVIYGGVELSATCPWRPTFSLCGALPTLSDWIASA from the coding sequence ATGGGCGGCAAGGCTTCCAAGAACCATCTGGTGTTTCATGTGTTGGAAGCCCTTCGAGAAGGGCTGACTCACTTTTCGGGACCAAGCCGAGTGGCACTTCTTTATGCCGAAAAGCGTGATGACCCCATGAGAGTGTGCGACCCGGAAGATCTGCTTCGAGGTCACGAACCGAAGCTCAAAGAGCTCTACGTGGACGGCAACGCATGGCGTCTGAACGCTCCAAATCCAAGAGACCTGCAGCGATTCGGGCAGATTTATCCCGAACCTAATTTACGTTTATCGGGCCTCATTTCTTTCGGCGGGTGTTCTCGATCTATTTTTTATCAGATGTGGTTTACGGAACATCATCCAGACATGTGCTCCATTTTGCCCACGGAACGTTGGTTGGAGCACGCCGCTTATTTGCTGTCCCACGATTTCGCCACAGCGGGAACCTTTCACACCGATTCTTCCCAGTACGTTCTACGTGAATACGCCACCCATGCCGTGCATGATGCCCTTTTGGACGGATTGAACCTCAAGATGGGCTGGGACAGTCGGTTGCGCATTTACCCTGTTTTGGACTCGGTTCTAGAGCTTTCCAAAACCCCGGAAGAAGGAGCATGGCCTCGAGGCAAGCTGGTTTTCATTGAGGAAAGCTGCTTGAAGGACTTGAACCTCATGGCCGTTTTTCCTGAAGGGGAACGTCCAAGCATTAGCAATACCAAACACATACGCAAGATTCTTTTAGCCGTGGAACATTCGGAGCGTTGGCTTGTCTCCGACGGTCGAGAATTGGTAGGAATCGGACGAGGCCCTTTGCCGGACTGTCGCATCAGTGCTGAATTTCTCGGCAGTTACGGCTTTTTGAGATTTAACGGGGAACCTGTGTGCAGCTTTTCGGAAGGACGCTTTTACTCGTCCAATCGCCGTGCCAAATTGGTGCAATTGGAAGAAGCTTTACTGACCTCAAATCTGGACTCGTCCAAGGCCCACACGCTTTTTCAAATCATCGCCGCCATTGTTCACGGAGCTCAAGAACGCAAGCACGGTTGCACTTTGGTGCTTGATTTGGGCCCTGAGCCCTTATCCATTTCCGGACACCTCCTCGAAAATCCGTTGGATTTACAGGATGCTGCCAACTTAGACCTGGCCAAATCCCTTTCCAAAATGGATGGCGCCCTGCATATCGGTGCTGACGCCAGGTTGTATCGCTTCGCCTGTCTTTTGGATGGCCGCGGTGTTGCGGGGGAAGACCGAGCGCGAGGTGCCCGCTACAATTCGGCGTTGCGCTTCTCTGCGGAACACGAACAGACCTTCATTGTGGTGGTTTCATCCGACCGACCCGCCTCGGTCATTTACGGAGGGGTGGAGCTTTCCGCCACATGCCCGTGGAGGCCTACTTTTAGTTTGTGTGGGGCGCTACCCACTCTTTCTGATTGGATCGCCTCGGCATAG
- a CDS encoding sugar phosphate isomerase/epimerase, with product MTNPKLACPNFTKDVHALRRFALECHLDGVDWSLTLKELPQNPRQASELVRHVSHLRPLEVRYHAAFPNVDLGDQDPEKAHEALRVFENVCRLVSKLNGESLTIHVGLGRNTTVDLSWERTLENLTKLNGFARKLGIRLCLENLAWGWTSRPELFEKMLRQTGLWATFDIGHAVVSPSIVTERFDLEDFVSPHRNRILNAHVYHREWLDRHLPPDSMEDVTDRLNLLQTLPLCAWWVLELRDARAILSTLKVVQAFLRLSNGEENLVTWSP from the coding sequence ATGACCAATCCAAAGCTTGCCTGTCCAAATTTCACAAAAGATGTCCATGCGCTTCGCCGCTTTGCCCTGGAATGTCATCTGGACGGCGTGGACTGGAGTCTCACACTGAAGGAGCTTCCTCAAAATCCCAGGCAAGCTTCCGAGCTGGTTCGGCACGTTTCGCATCTTCGACCTTTGGAAGTGCGCTATCATGCGGCCTTTCCCAATGTGGACTTGGGAGACCAGGATCCCGAAAAGGCTCATGAAGCCCTTCGAGTTTTTGAAAACGTCTGTCGCCTGGTTTCCAAGCTTAACGGTGAAAGCCTCACCATTCATGTGGGGCTCGGACGCAACACAACAGTGGACCTATCCTGGGAAAGAACCTTGGAAAACCTGACGAAGTTGAATGGTTTCGCCAGAAAGCTCGGCATTCGCCTCTGCTTGGAAAACCTGGCGTGGGGCTGGACCAGCCGCCCGGAGCTGTTTGAAAAAATGTTGCGGCAAACCGGTCTATGGGCGACTTTTGATATCGGCCATGCGGTTGTCAGCCCTTCCATCGTGACAGAACGTTTTGATCTGGAGGATTTTGTTTCACCGCACAGGAATCGCATCCTCAACGCCCATGTCTATCATCGGGAATGGCTGGACAGGCATCTTCCACCTGATTCCATGGAGGATGTGACCGACAGACTGAATTTGCTTCAAACACTTCCTTTGTGTGCATGGTGGGTGTTGGAATTGAGGGATGCCCGCGCCATTCTGAGCACACTGAAGGTCGTTCAAGCCTTTTTGAGGCTTTCAAACGGAGAGGAAAATCTCGTCACTTGGAGTCCATGA
- a CDS encoding CDP-alcohol phosphatidyltransferase family protein: MKGPLNERKTLALSSSEPWQTKPSDRFVLRWIKVHLSSRVTPHLASVPGIHPWMITVASSALGVLAGLFFGLGWAFTAGCFAALAQVLDGVDGQLARLRGLETSWGAFWDSTLDRYADGAMMVGMCAFIAQEMPNISLGILIPLGTVALLGCQLISYTTARAETLGLSLGPPTLASKGTRTSIMILAAWATVFWKAAPAAALIALAGISNTVVVRRLLYVRASGSRARSFK, from the coding sequence ATGAAAGGGCCGCTCAACGAAAGGAAAACCTTGGCGTTGTCATCGTCAGAGCCTTGGCAGACAAAACCCAGCGACCGCTTTGTTCTGCGCTGGATCAAAGTTCACCTTTCGTCACGCGTGACTCCACATCTTGCGTCGGTTCCCGGCATCCATCCCTGGATGATCACGGTGGCGTCCAGTGCTCTGGGAGTTCTCGCGGGGTTGTTTTTTGGACTGGGATGGGCTTTTACCGCCGGGTGTTTCGCGGCCTTGGCGCAGGTTTTGGACGGGGTTGACGGGCAGCTGGCTCGCTTGCGAGGTCTGGAAACGTCGTGGGGAGCTTTTTGGGACTCCACCTTGGATCGCTATGCCGACGGAGCCATGATGGTGGGCATGTGCGCCTTCATTGCTCAAGAAATGCCGAATATTTCCTTAGGGATTCTCATTCCTTTGGGCACGGTGGCTCTCCTAGGGTGCCAATTGATAAGTTACACGACAGCGCGAGCGGAAACTCTGGGGCTGAGCCTTGGACCACCCACTTTGGCAAGCAAAGGAACGCGCACCAGCATCATGATCCTTGCCGCTTGGGCTACGGTTTTTTGGAAGGCGGCTCCTGCAGCAGCCCTGATTGCCTTGGCGGGAATCAGCAACACGGTTGTCGTGCGCAGGCTGCTGTATGTCCGGGCGTCTGGAAGCCGCGCCAGGTCTTTCAAATAA
- a CDS encoding adenylyltransferase/cytidyltransferase family protein yields MELLARCGVIHGRFQILHLDHLRYLLAGKALCEHLVVGITNPEPALTAKDETDPHRTDPEANPLTYYERQLMVRRALESHGVPLQDFTIVPFPVNFPERYRYYVPLDAVFFLTIYDDWGRKKLGMFQSLGLKTHVLWEKSSHEKGIRGTEVRRRLREDLPWEHLVPESTAQLVREWKIAERLRAMPPSS; encoded by the coding sequence ATGGAACTTTTGGCACGGTGCGGAGTTATTCACGGGCGGTTTCAAATTCTCCATCTCGATCATCTTCGCTATCTTCTGGCTGGCAAAGCCCTTTGTGAGCACCTAGTGGTCGGTATCACGAATCCTGAACCCGCTTTAACGGCCAAAGATGAGACGGATCCTCATCGAACTGACCCCGAAGCCAACCCCCTGACCTATTATGAAAGACAGCTGATGGTTCGCCGCGCCCTGGAAAGTCACGGTGTTCCATTACAGGATTTTACAATAGTGCCTTTCCCCGTGAATTTTCCGGAACGCTATCGATACTATGTTCCTTTGGACGCCGTCTTTTTTCTCACCATCTACGACGACTGGGGACGAAAGAAGCTCGGCATGTTTCAGTCTCTCGGCCTCAAAACCCATGTGCTATGGGAAAAATCTTCACACGAAAAAGGTATTCGCGGTACTGAAGTGCGGCGTCGCCTTCGAGAAGACCTACCCTGGGAGCATCTTGTGCCTGAATCGACCGCTCAACTTGTTCGAGAATGGAAGATCGCCGAACGGCTTCGAGCCATGCCGCCTTCCTCTTGA
- a CDS encoding PilZ domain-containing protein, with protein sequence MTQHKVFVSQDGKATIICPQCGFSRSVPASSMAQQNKTVKVRCLCGHTFKVSFEVRQAYRKPTYLFGEYRKKTKESSSPFRQMIVLDISQHGCRFQTPLPHDLQVGDLVHLEISLNDARKSLIKVTGEVRRIEGKSVGVSFVDFDSGSQKALSFFLLP encoded by the coding sequence ATGACACAGCACAAAGTCTTTGTCTCCCAGGACGGTAAAGCAACGATCATTTGTCCTCAATGCGGTTTCAGCCGCAGTGTCCCGGCCTCGTCCATGGCTCAGCAGAACAAAACGGTTAAGGTCCGCTGCCTATGCGGGCATACTTTTAAAGTCTCCTTTGAAGTCCGCCAAGCCTATCGTAAACCCACCTATCTTTTTGGAGAATATCGGAAAAAAACCAAGGAATCCAGTTCCCCCTTTCGTCAGATGATTGTCTTGGACATCTCACAGCATGGCTGTCGCTTTCAAACACCTTTGCCCCATGACCTTCAGGTGGGGGACCTGGTTCATCTGGAGATTTCCCTAAACGATGCACGAAAGTCCCTTATCAAGGTTACGGGTGAAGTACGGCGTATTGAAGGCAAAAGTGTAGGCGTCTCTTTTGTGGATTTTGACTCCGGTTCCCAAAAGGCCCTGTCCTTTTTTCTCTTGCCCTAG